The genome window ATAGCGGCAGAACAGGAACAGGCCACAGGTGATAACCGCCACCTCCAGCCACTTCTCGACCCTGAAAAAGAGGTTCTTGACCTGCTCGTTCATTGCACCGGCATCATGTTGATCATGCTGGCGATCACCTGCTGAGCAACGGCACTCACCGCATCGCGGCTCCAGCCGCTCTTGCCCGCCGTGGCGCTCCAGACCACTTTCCCACTGGGGAGATCGACGACCTGCAGGGTCAGCCCCGCCACCGGCTCGCCGTCCAGGCCGACCTTGTAGCGCCATTCGTTGACCACACCGTTCACCACGTAGCGAACATTGTGCAGGCGTGCCCAGGCAAGAGCCTCGGCATGGCGTTTCACGCCACGATCAAGTACCGGCTCATCCTCTTTGCCGCTCGGCTGGTACTGTTCCACACGGCCGAACCCTTCGGCCAGGAGCAGGGCCGTCGTGACCGCTTCTGCGCGCTCAGCGGCATAGGGCGTTTCGGTGTTGTTGACGAACGGAAGCACCGCCCATGACTCGGAGCGGGCAAGCGGTCCGCCCCCTCCCTGGTGCAGTGTGGTGCAGCCCGTGAACCCCAGGGCCAGGACAAGGATGAAAAGCATGTTGCGCATGATACGGTCCTTTCCGCGCGGGGAGCAACTCTCCCCGGCTCTCAATTGAAATAGTAACGGTATTGCATCTCCAGGAGCGAATTGAGATCACTGCTGCCGAACCTGCCGCTGTCCTGGGCAACGCCGAAGATCAGGCGGTCGTAGCCGATCAGAGGGCCTGCCAGCCCGATATCGTAATGGAAGCCGACCCCGGATTCGCTGTTCCAGAGCAGATCAGCGGAGCCGTACGGCTGCCAGCAGCGGCTGTATCCTTCACGCGCCGAACTCCCCACGGCAGTGCCGATGCCGACCTGCACAAAGCTGTGCGGCACAAAGTAGCCGCTGTCCGGGACGGAGCCGGCCGGCTGCAAGAGATAGGTCTCTCCTTCCGGAGCGCCGGTTCGGGAGTACTGGTAACCGCCGGCAAAGCCCCGCACGAGCAGATCGGGGTAGGCGACGGAGAGCCGATGCACCGCTTCGGCCTCTATCGATCCGCCATTGCCCAGCTCGCGCCGCCACTGGTCGCGCAGGGAATAAACAGATCCGCGCCACGAAAGGGTGTCCCGCCCCGACAACTGATGCGTTATCCCGATGGTGAGCCGGTCCTTGAGGCCGCCGATCTGCAGCGGCGCCGTCTCTTCCGCCAGGCCGGACCAGTCTGCCGAAAGTTCTAGCGACAGCGTGGACGAAAGCCGGTAATCCGCATCCAGCCCGACAAAGGCAAAGGAGTTCAACGAGCTTCTGCCGCCGACGCTGACGCTGGCCCTTCCCTGCCCGAACAAGGTCGACAGACTCAACTGCCCCGCTACATCCCGGTCGGGCATGGTACCAACGACATCATCCTTCAACGTGCCGAAGCCGGTGTAGGAAAACCTGCCCGCCAGGGAATAGCGATTGGTGAGCGGGCGGGAGACCTGCTCGGCCGTCTGGATGAAACCGATTCCGCCCCGGTCCATGAGGCGCAACCCGGCCGATGCCTGGGAGGGATGGGCAACGGCCAGTTCGCGGAACTGGAGATCGAGGAGTTCGTCCTCGGGATTGCGATCGAACCGATTGAAGGCATGATCGGCAGCAAGAGGGAACTGGCCGGTCCGGCGGGCTCCCTCTATAGCATCCCGGTAGGGAAGCCGTTCAAGATCCTTCTGGAGCAAATCTGCGATGGCTGTCGTGTCGTTCTCCTCCAGAGCCAGGGAAAGCTGTGCCCACCGGGGTTGCCGGGCGAGAAGACCGAACCGGCGCAGACGCCACAACCGCGCATAATCGTTCCGTTCGGTGGAGAGCGCCCAGGCGACCAGCAGTTCACGGGTGGCACCATTGCCGCTGTCGTCGGCAAGCAGCTTGCCGAATGCGGCATCCGTGGCATCCCCCGGATTGAGCAAAAGCAGGAGTCGTGTCTTTAAGAGCGGCCGTTCGGGCTCTTTTCCCCCCCCTGTGCCCCCGGCGCCGACCTGGCGTACCAGAAGCAGGGCCCGCAACCGTTCCCGGTAGGCGGAATCGGCCATATGGGCCTGATCGAGCAGCTCGGCGTAATCTGCCAGCCAGAGCGGGTCGTCTCGCCGCTGGTGGTAATTGAGCCGGTAATAATCCAGTGCACGACGATAATCTCCCAGCCACGCATAGGCCGCTCCCAACGGATCGAGCAGTTCGGGCTTACCACGGAAGCGGTAACGGAAGAGCTCTGCCGTTTCCCGCAACTCTTCGGTCTTTTCCAGATCGATGAGCAGCCAGAGATAACCGGCAGCCACCTCGGCATTGCCCGGTTCCAGTGCCAGGGCCTGCTGATAGGAGTGCAGGCTTTTTCCCGTCCTGCCGGCCTGGCGGTAGAGCCGGGAGCGGAGTTGCCAGGCGTAACCGCTCCTGGCAAGGGCCGATCGCTGCTGCTCATCAAGATTGCCCACGAATGCCAACAGTTCGTCATGACGTCCGAGCGCCAGCCCGGCTTCGACGGCAGCAACAAAGTAATACTCTTTCCGGAAGCGCTGCCACCCTTCGCGCGCAGTGGCATAGGCCCGCTCCGGGTCATGTTGCAGATAATAGGTCACCATCCGCTGATAGTCATCTTCGCGGCCCGCCCCACCTGCAATGAGCTGCGACGAGGCATTGACCGCGCAGGCGCCATCCTGCATCGCCCAGCAGAGATCGCTCAAGGTCATCCAGAAGTCGGTATCTGCGGGTTTGGCACTTGCCGCGCCTTCCTGCAGGCTCCGACAGGCAGCCGCAATGTCCCCCGTCCCATAGAGGAGCCTGCTGCGAAGCATGGCAAGCGGCACGGTCACCGGGTATTCATGGGCATAGAGGTCCACTCCCTTGACGGATGCAGCGGGATTGCCGGTAGATTCGTAGAGCCGGGCCAGGAGTTCGAGCACTTCGCGCCGATAAGGGCCGTTCTGGTAACGTTTCAGGGTGGCGACAGCCTCTTCCGGCTCGCCCAGCGCCTCGACAACCTTTACGTATTCCCGGAGCGTGGCAGCATCGTTCCGCTTTTTCAGGCGAAGGGCCAAGAGCGGCTTGAGGCTCGCCTGATCGTTGATCCCCTCGGCAAGCGTAAGGGCCTGTTCCAAGGCTTTCGCATCACCGGCAGAAAGGGCCAGGTAGCTCAGGTGCACAAGGGCATCAGTGGTTCGGGATCGCCAGAGTGCAGCCTGTACGGCTCTTCGGCGCCAGAGAGTGTCGCGGGGCCGCGCTTTCAACGCAGCTTCGGCGAGCCGAAAGGCATCATCGGCATTGTTGTTGGCAAGAAACACCTTGTATGCCAGTTCGTAGAGCTCATGCTCAAAGGGGGCTCCGATCGCAGCCTCGGCAATCTCAGAAGCCGTTGATTCGGCGTGCGCCGGGCCAGAGGCCAGAACGCAGAGCGCAAGTGCCGGCAAGAGCAGGGCGGGACGCATCAGCCGTTCCCCCCTTCGGCCCGCGTCTTCTCGCCGAGTGCCCGTTTGACATATTCCTGCGCCTTTGCCGGCCGGTTCGCTGCCAGGGCGAGACGCGTGAGATAGATCAGGGTATCCCGATCGACCTGGATGGCGCCCATGTACTGGTCGGCTGCCGCCAGCGCCTCTTCCACCAGGTTCCCCGCCTGCAGTGTCCGCACCCCTTTCAGATAGAGACGCCGTCGCTGCAACTGATCCGGCTCGCTCGCCATGGCGTCGAAGTAGAGTTGAGCGCTCTTCCGGTAGTCACCAGCCGCCAGAGCCGATTCAGGGGTCTCTTCCGACGGCAGGTTCGGGATGTCGAGACGGGAGTTGGCAGTACCGTGC of Geobacter sp. contains these proteins:
- a CDS encoding tetratricopeptide repeat protein, yielding MRPALLLPALALCVLASGPAHAESTASEIAEAAIGAPFEHELYELAYKVFLANNNADDAFRLAEAALKARPRDTLWRRRAVQAALWRSRTTDALVHLSYLALSAGDAKALEQALTLAEGINDQASLKPLLALRLKKRNDAATLREYVKVVEALGEPEEAVATLKRYQNGPYRREVLELLARLYESTGNPAASVKGVDLYAHEYPVTVPLAMLRSRLLYGTGDIAAACRSLQEGAASAKPADTDFWMTLSDLCWAMQDGACAVNASSQLIAGGAGREDDYQRMVTYYLQHDPERAYATAREGWQRFRKEYYFVAAVEAGLALGRHDELLAFVGNLDEQQRSALARSGYAWQLRSRLYRQAGRTGKSLHSYQQALALEPGNAEVAAGYLWLLIDLEKTEELRETAELFRYRFRGKPELLDPLGAAYAWLGDYRRALDYYRLNYHQRRDDPLWLADYAELLDQAHMADSAYRERLRALLLVRQVGAGGTGGGKEPERPLLKTRLLLLLNPGDATDAAFGKLLADDSGNGATRELLVAWALSTERNDYARLWRLRRFGLLARQPRWAQLSLALEENDTTAIADLLQKDLERLPYRDAIEGARRTGQFPLAADHAFNRFDRNPEDELLDLQFRELAVAHPSQASAGLRLMDRGGIGFIQTAEQVSRPLTNRYSLAGRFSYTGFGTLKDDVVGTMPDRDVAGQLSLSTLFGQGRASVSVGGRSSLNSFAFVGLDADYRLSSTLSLELSADWSGLAEETAPLQIGGLKDRLTIGITHQLSGRDTLSWRGSVYSLRDQWRRELGNGGSIEAEAVHRLSVAYPDLLVRGFAGGYQYSRTGAPEGETYLLQPAGSVPDSGYFVPHSFVQVGIGTAVGSSAREGYSRCWQPYGSADLLWNSESGVGFHYDIGLAGPLIGYDRLIFGVAQDSGRFGSSDLNSLLEMQYRYYFN
- a CDS encoding penicillin-binding protein activator LpoB, with the translated sequence MRNMLFILVLALGFTGCTTLHQGGGGPLARSESWAVLPFVNNTETPYAAERAEAVTTALLLAEGFGRVEQYQPSGKEDEPVLDRGVKRHAEALAWARLHNVRYVVNGVVNEWRYKVGLDGEPVAGLTLQVVDLPSGKVVWSATAGKSGWSRDAVSAVAQQVIASMINMMPVQ